The DNA segment aaagaAAATATGGTTGTAGAAAAGGAAAACTATGAAAATGCATTAATTTTAAAgttaaaattaaatataataataaagtattacaatattaacataataaaatattacaaaaattatatatcattataaaattaaaattactattcatggtCATTCAACAtctataaatatataatatataatttttttgagGGTTTGGTACAGGTTTGTATTAGAATTTTAAAAGATACATGCTGATTAGATTTTATGAAACGAGGTTCGTTTACTTGCAATAAAACCAAAAATATTAATATAACATATAATCATAAAAAGATATAATATATAGTATTATAGTTAGAAACTCAAAATTGTTAGCATTAAAGATTAACTAGGATTTTGACTCGCCGCGCGTTGCGGTGGCGTCAAACTTAAAGTAACTTAGTTTATACCACCCGATATTTGGTCGACTCATTTCCAAAAAAAATTACGTTAAAACATAGACCTAAAAGTGTTCTTGGTATTGATATTCTGAATGAATTTCTATTGAAATACAAACCCCATTATATAGGGGAGATACAAACAAATAATAAGGACACCAAATATACAAAATATGCACAATCACAATCTATTCCTAAAATTATACGTTCATGAATATTCTTTGGCTAAGACTCCCCCGCAGTTTGAACGTGGGAAGGTCCAACGCTCAAACTGGAACGAAATGACTGATATAACTGCTTGGAGAGCCCCTTTGTGAATATATCAGCATACGCATACTGCAAGGCAGACGGAACATGTAGAACGCGAATGTGACCGATGCGAACCTTCTCCCGTACAAAGTGAATATCAATCTCTACATGTTTGGTGCGCTGGTGCTGCACTGGATTATCCGAGAGATACACGGCGGAAACATTATCACAATACACGATCAAGGCCCGGTGCAAAGGAGTATGAAGCTCAAGTAATAGATTACGTAACCAAGTGGCTTCAGCAACCGCATTAGCAACCCCACGATACTCAGCTTCAGCACTAGAACGCGAAACTGTGGGTTGCCTCTTTGAGGACCACGACAGTAAATTATCTCCTAAGAAAACACAATAACCGTTCGTTGAGCGTCTAGAATCCGGACAACCGCCCCAATCGGCATCTGAGTAGGCAACCAAGTCATGAGACCGAGACCGAACAATGCGAATCCCGTAATCAAGAGTACCCTGTATATACCGTATGATCCGCTTCATGAAGGCAAAATGGGACTCGCGCGGATCGTGCATAAACAAACAAACCTGATGGACTGCATATGAGATATCTGGACGAGTAAATGTTAGGTACTGTAAGGCTCCCGCAAGGCTGCGATATAGTGTCGGATCTGAAACAGGCGGTCCATCAGACGCGCTAAGTTTGGATGAGAGGTCCACAGGTGTGTTGCAGGGTTTACAAGCCGACATGTTAGCTCGAGCAAGAATCTCTTTAGCGTACTGTTCTTGAGATAGGAAAAGGCCCTGTGAAAACTGATCAACTTTAATTCCAAGAAAGTGATGAAGCCGACCTAAATCCGTCATTACAAACTCTCGAGACAACGCACGGATGATATGATGAAGTAATATGTCATTAGGAGCTGTCAACacaatatcatccacataaagtAGTAAATAGGCAACATTAGCTGGATCCCGCTTAAAAATGAACAAAGATTGATCACAAACACTACTGATAAACCCCTGGGATCTGATGAATGTGGCAAAGCGGGTATACCATGCCCGAGGAGCCTGTTTAAGACCATATAGCACACACAAACTGAAGGCGTCGTTTGTCAACAAAACCCGGGGGTTGATGCATGTAAACCGTCTCACTAAGATGCCCGTGTAAAAATGCAATTTTAACATCAAGTTGATGTATTGGCCAAGACCTGGTGACCGCCAAGGATAAAACTGTCTGGATAGTAGCCGGTTTAACAACTGGACTGAAAGTGTCGTCACAATCAATTCCTACCGTCTGTGAATTCCCGTTGACTACCAATCGAGCTTTATAGCGTTCCAGAGACCCGTCAGACCGGAATTTATGGCGAAAAAGCCATATGCAGCGTATAACGGGACAGTCTGTGGGTCGTGGAACTAATTCCCATGTATCGTTATCCTGTAGGGCAGAAAATTCGGTTTTCGTAGCACTTAACCAATTAGTGTCAGCAAAGGCCTTGGCATAGGTCTTGGGAATAGGGGAGATTGAGGGGGGAGTAAAGTGAATGGAAGTGGTAATGGAACGGGATTTCAAACGGGTAGTCATAGGGTGGTGATTGATTGCAGGTTCGGCTGAAGGTGGGGTTGTGAGGGCCGAAGGTGGTAGGGCCGTGGGAGTTGGGGCAGTGGGAGTGGGAGCCGTGGGTGGTGGGGTCGAGGGCTGGtggggaggtggtggtggtggaataGGGGCAGGTGGTGGTCTCGGGCGTCTGCTATAGGTGATAGGAAAATGAGCTGGGGGATGGATTAGGTGGTGCGGGTGGAATAAAGGAGAAGCCGGGTGAAGGTGAATCGTCTAGAAAATTATAGGTTTTGGGTGACGGTGGTATGGTGTAAGGAAAGATCGATTCGTCGAAGGTGACATGTCGTGAGATGTGAACTTTACCGGTGGTTGGGTCAAAGCACCGGTATCCTCGGAAATCCGGAGGATAACCGAGAAAAATGCAACGAATTGCACGAGGGTGAAGCTTGTTGACGTgctgtcgtggtcacaatcaaatttaatcccaagaacaactatgtaaatagtggcaagcgggtatcgaacacagggagtttgtggaaaatgtgttacTTGAAAgttatctaagttaactaaaattagactaattgcaagaaaaagtaaaattcaagatttgatttgatttgttggttttaaaaactaagattagtattctaattgcaaaatgaaaatttaaGGTGTAAACAATTGAAAAATAAACGACTATCTTGCGTGtccggtttgcttcaacttttgtgttaatcattcaactagaaagaactacatagacatagttcatgtataaacaattgcagtgatgaaaggggacgaagtactcagattccgagaacgtgaggttatcacccgatgatcaatcaaaccttacccaaacctaactatacccatgatatctcgattgccaacggcaccaagaacgtatggtttctaattagtttaaaATAAGAATCAACCTGTTACTAACAATCGATTacacaccataacaatcaattcaaatgAAAAGGATTGATATTCTAGAAATGCAAATAAGAACACAAAAGTCTAAACAAACCTTCACCACAAGATAGTCATTAAAGtacctagccactcatggctttagcTAACATCATGACAAACTAGAAATAAAACAATGTTCCCAAGTTTCACCAACAAAGACAAGAATATAGTGCCAAGATTGTTCCAAGATGATTCTAGTGAAAAGATTATGCAAAAGATGATCTCCCCAAAGCCTTCAAGTCTCTCATTTAAGCTCCCAAATCGTGTTCCCCTCGGGTGTAACCGAAAAACTATGATTAGAATCCATAATGTTCAATAAAATGGCTTTTCAATGCAGGAGTTACGTTTTTAGATCGATcgtcgccgtaagctacgccagttaccgtagcttacggtgactAGTGTCTTTCCGGGTCTCTCATAGCACCGTACGCTACGGCTcatcgccgtagcttacggcgatcaATGTGCTTTACGATGCATGCCCCCTGTCTTACGGCGTGTATTATTGGTATGTTGTaggtgccgtaagctacggcctggtggcgtagcttacggctcgGAGTGATCTTTTGCTCTTAATTCCTTCATTCCCCTTGGTTCCCACACATCTCGATCACGCCAGCCTCTAGCATCCTTCAAGCTTCCTTAAACCTTCATTTTGCACTCTTTAACACCTGCATCAATATCATcttgtgattacctaattcaTGCTAATAACCGGATAAAATGTAGAATGTGCGTTATGtttaagccttttaagggttgtcctacggaccacccgtcacatccccacacttacccgttgcttgtcccaagcaaccactTCAAAAACTGTTTTTAACCATAAGCGACCAATCATGCAAACCAAACCAAAGTGCCGCCCTTTTACTAGCTTTTTATCaaaccacaagacacacccctcacaaaactctcggtgacaagaaaaattagcaaattatgctaaaccactcaatgcgtatatgtgtgtgtgcgacaataagcttgtatgaaaatcaagttGCCTCCTAACCAATGTCTAGCATGCTTTTGAATCAAGGAAACTTACGGGTTGTAATGGGGCTAGGTGCAAGGGTAGGAAAAGGAATATATATGTAGTAGCGAAGGATTTAACCCGAtcttttattacacaatgaaacaaacgaacaactatcaaacttaactactatatacaagacaactaagcatcacttttttttttcatattttcattgctttttctctccttttttttttcttttacaacTAAATTACAAATTACTAAACAACCACTAatactataagaccgggtcaaatcgGGTAAATTTTTGGGTAACTAACTAGGGGGTACAAATGATAGGCTTTaagcacaaaatgggcaactaagtgtccaaacccccgcccctctcgcaaccatgctcatatatataattaatgaggtccaaccccccaaatcccacactcacacTCACCTAGACGAGGCATCCTAGAAGTCCCCTATCATCTTCAAAAGCATGTTGACTCTAAgatttaacaagtattcacacacaagttctattaacacacaacacacaccgccactcaaacgATAAAATATCAATAACCATCATGCGTGgctcaattctcaccaagaaaggATTAGAgatgggtgtcggtgtgtcaaatggAACAATATCAAGTGTTCAAAATTTTACACTTTCGCTTGGATTTGcaaaaaatttttgaatttctcaaaaatttccaaaaatttcccccatccccacacttgggatacattgtccccggcaacggcgccaaaatttgacgtgatgtcgtggtcacaatcaaatttaatcccaagaacaactatgtaaatagtggcaagcgggtatcgaacacagggagtttgtggaaaatgtgttacTTGAAAgttatctaagttaactaaaattagactaattgcaagaaaaagtaaaattcaagatttgatttgatttgttggttttaaaaactaagattagtattctaattgcaaaatgaaaatttaaGGTGTAAACAATTGAGAAATAAACGACTATCTTGCGTGtccggtttgcttcaacttttgtgttaatcattcaactagaaagaactacatagacatagttcatgtataaacaattgcagtgatgaaaggggacgaagtactcagattccgagaacgtgaggttatcacccgatgatcaatcaaaccttacccaaacctaactatacccatgatatctcgattgccaacggcaccaagaacgtatggtttctaattagtttaaaATAAGAATCAACCTGTTACTAACAATCGATTacacaccataacaatcaattcaaatgAAAAGGATTGATATTCTAGAAATGCAAATAAGAACACAAAAGTCTAAACAAACCTTCACCACAAGATAGTCATTAAAGtacctagccactcatggctttagcTAACATCATGACAAACTAGAAATAAAACAATGTTCCCAAGTTTCACCAACAAAGACAAGAATATAGTGCCAAGATTGTTCCAAGATGATTCTAGTGAAAAGATTATGCAAAAGATGATCTCCCCAAAGCCTTCAAGTCTCTCATTTAAGCTCCCAAATCGTGTTCCCCTCGGGTGTAACCGAAAAACTATGATTAGAATCCATAATGTTCAATAAAATGGCTTTTCAATGCAGGAGTTACGTTTTTAGATCGATcgtcgccgtaagctacgccagttaccgtagcttacggtgactAGTGTCTTTCCGGGTCTCTCATAGCACCGTACGCTACGGCTcatcgccgtagcttacggcgatcaATGTGCTTTACGATGCCTGCCCCCTGTCTTAGGGCGTGTATTATTGGTATGTTGTAGGTGTCGTAAGCTACGGCctggtggcgtagcttacggctcgGAGTGATCTTTTGCTCTTAATTCCTTCATTCCCCTTGGTTCCCACACATCTCGATCACGCCAGCCTCTAGCATCCTTCAAGCTTCCTTAAACCTTCATTTTGCACTCTTTAACACCTGCATCAATATCATcttgtgattacctaattcaTGCTAATAACCGGATAAAATGTAGAATGTGCGTTATGtttaagccttttaagggttgtcgtacggaccacccgtcacttGTATGGTGAAGTAGCGGAGGTGTTGGGGTAGCAAGCACACCCGAAAACGCGTAAATGATCGTAGTCGGGGTGCCTAAGGTATAGGGCAAAGGTGGGTGTGTAGAAGTTTAGGCGTTTAGTAGGTAATATGTTGTGTAAGTATGAGGCGGTGTGTAGAGCTTCGACCCAAAACACAGGGGGTAGGTTTGCATGGATAAGGAGGGCGCGTATGATGTCATTTAGACGACGAATCATGCGTTCGGCCCGTCCATTTTGTGAGGAGGTTTGAGGGCACGAGAAACGAAATAGCAAGCCATGGTGATTGGCAAAGCTTTTGAAGGCATGATTATCAAATTCGCCCACAAGATCGCATTGAAAAGTTTTTATCTTTCTTTGAAATTGTGTTGCAATTAGTTTGTGAAATTTAGCAAAGGTGGGAAAGGCCTCGGATTTAAATTTAAGTGGGTATGCCCAAACAAAGTGGGAAAAATTGTCAATAAGCACCATGTAATATTTGTAACCTGTTTTGCTTGGGACAGGTGAGGTCCATAGGTCACAATGCACAATATCAAACGGGGCAAAAGTAAAAGAATTGGATATGGAAAAGGGTAAACGTTTACTACTTGAAAGTTGACAAGAATTGCAAACATGAGACAAAGTGTCTTTATTACATGAAAAATTAAATGTACGACGTAATAAATCTAAAACTTGAGTCCCGGGGTGGCCGAGACGCTCGTGCCAAGGAAGGGATGGTGTGGTGATGAAGCAGGCTTGTGGAGGTAATTCAGGCGGAGTGAAAGGATAGAGGTCCCCGGTACTGTTGTGTCTTGAAAGAGTCCGTTTAGTGAAGAGATCCTTCAAAgaaaaaccaaacgggtcaaattcaATAGACACATTATTATCGCGAGTAAAACGTCGTACAGA comes from the Helianthus annuus cultivar XRQ/B chromosome 4, HanXRQr2.0-SUNRISE, whole genome shotgun sequence genome and includes:
- the LOC110881136 gene encoding uncharacterized mitochondrial protein AtMg00810-like; protein product: MTDLGRLHHFLGIKVDQFSQGLFLSQEQYAKEILARANMSACKPCNTPVDLSSKLSASDGPPVSDPTLYRSLAGALQYLTFTRPDISYAVHQVCLFMHDPRESHFAFMKRIIRYIQGTLDYGIRIVRSRSHDLVAYSDADWGGCPDSRRSTNGYCVFLGDNLLSWSSKRQPTVSRSSAEAEYRGVANAVAEATWLRNLLLELHTPLHRALIVYCDNVSAVYLSDNPVQHQRTKHVEIDIHFVREKVRIGHIRVLHVPSALQYAYADIFTKGLSKQLYQSFRSSLSVGPSHVQTAGES